Genomic segment of Paenibacillus sp. FSL R5-0912:
GATCTTCCATCCCTCCCTGGGACCACAGCTCCAGCTCATCCGGATAATGAAAGGTGACATACCCTACTATAACGCCTGAGACCACTGCAGCGACGACGCGGCCTTCCGCCAGTTCTGATATCTCGATCAACGCTTCCAGCTGTTCCTGCGGCTTCCGGAAGGCATCCAGATCCCGGTGCATAGCCAGGAGCTTGAGAGTATCCGGAGGTAAAGGTCCTTCAACGGATATAAGCCTGTCTTTACGCTCTAAGGTATGGGACACGAGGATTTTGCAGTGCTCCATGATTGGGCTCCCTCCGGTTCACTATATTATGGAATGTAACCGCTTCCTGTGATATACTGGTTCCGACACGAAAAATTCACATTTGGCGCGTTGACAACATTGCAGTTAAGAGATTCTTACCCTTAAAGCTTAAATCAAACCAGTAGGGGAGGCAAGAGTAATGGGGCAAGTCCACAGCGAAATTTTGCCGGGCCGTGTGCAGCACGCGAATATGAAGGATTATTCCCGGGCCGTTGACGAATTCCGGTGGGAGGATGTCGAGAGCAGCTTCTCCTGGCATGGAACAGGTAAGGTGAATATGGCTCATGAAGCCGTAGACCGTCATGTGCAGGAGGGGCGGGGAGCAGCTACTGCTTTGATCTATAGTGATACTGTGCGCGTGGAGAGGTATACCTTTGCCGACTTGCGTGAACGGTCGAACAAATTCGGGAATGTGCTCCATAAATATGGGATTGGTAAAGGGGACCGGGTATTCATCTTCATGCCGCGCACACCGGAGCTGTACTTCAGCCTGCTGGGCATTCTGAAGGTGGGAGCCGTAGCAGGCCCGCTATTCGAGGCGTTCATGGAAACAGCCGTGAAGGACCGCCTGGAGGATAGCGGAGCGGTGGCGCTGGTGACTACGCCGGAGCTGCTGCAGCGGGTGAAGCGCGACCAGCTTCCGGGGCTGCGCCACATTATTCTGGTCGGAGATTCCTCATCTGAAGATCCGGGGCTGCTGAGTTATGAAGCGGAAATGGCTGCAGCTTCGGCAGAGCTGGAACCGGAATGGCTGGGTCTTGAGGATGGTTTGATCATGCATTATACCTCCGGGTCCACCGGTAAGCCTAAGGGCATCTATCATGTGCAGCGGGCAATGATACAGCATTATTATACAGGCAAGGTTGTACTGGATTTGCGTTCGGATGATGTGTACTGGTGTACGGCAGATCCCGGCTGGGTGACCGGAACCTCTTACGGGATCTTCGCTCCTTGGCTAAATGGAGTAGCCAATGTGATCCGGGGAGGCCGCTTCAGCCCGCAGGACTGGTATAAGACCATTGAACGCTATGGGGTAACGGTATGGTACAGTGCGCCTACGGCATTCCGTATGCTGATGGGAGCAGGGGAAGCAAGCCTTCAGGATATTGATCTGAGCAGTCTGCGCCATGTCCTGTCTGTTGGGGAAC
This window contains:
- the acsA gene encoding acetate--CoA ligase gives rise to the protein MGQVHSEILPGRVQHANMKDYSRAVDEFRWEDVESSFSWHGTGKVNMAHEAVDRHVQEGRGAATALIYSDTVRVERYTFADLRERSNKFGNVLHKYGIGKGDRVFIFMPRTPELYFSLLGILKVGAVAGPLFEAFMETAVKDRLEDSGAVALVTTPELLQRVKRDQLPGLRHIILVGDSSSEDPGLLSYEAEMAAASAELEPEWLGLEDGLIMHYTSGSTGKPKGIYHVQRAMIQHYYTGKVVLDLRSDDVYWCTADPGWVTGTSYGIFAPWLNGVANVIRGGRFSPQDWYKTIERYGVTVWYSAPTAFRMLMGAGEASLQDIDLSSLRHVLSVGEPLNPEVVRWGDKFYHQRIHDTWWMTETGAQLICNYPGMDIKPGSMGRPLPGIEAAILDDHGNILPPYSMGNLAIRTPWPSMMGKVWNNQAKYDEYFRIAGWYISGDSAYMDEDGYFWFQGRIDDVINSSGERIGPFEVESKLVEHPAVAEAGVIGKPDVMRGEIIKAFISLRDGYAPTAELKDEIAAFVKAGLSAHAAPREIEFKEKLPKTRSGKIMRRVLKAWELHLPAGDLSTIED